A single genomic interval of Aureliella helgolandensis harbors:
- a CDS encoding polysaccharide biosynthesis protein, which translates to MKRITTALQLDGTLGYAMAARVWQALAGPVTIVLLMRYFTASERGIYYVIGSILGIQMFFELGLLNILVSQAGHEAGRLNSEPGKRRMGALFDAAQRWFGWASVPFACTAVAVGWYEFAAEDISVSWRLPLIVLATVSALTIAISPALAILEGAGFRRDVYQVRLWQAVTASLLVWLTLSLGFKLWALVVAASVQLLWSAYLVYGLHRPFFKSLHEPASRAVTTVDTGFSWVQEVLPMQWRQALISVVYHFATQFFPVIIVTCHADQAEAGRLGMTLTVTVAIQSLAIAWMQSKYSLVSAQHGVGQRETAGTLWRRNAVVSTTLLIAALVSLILLISVLPMIGRGWEDGFIDPLQLAILSVGCVANHFLAIEGFYVLSRKGKPFVFASVVGFSSTAIAVWVGGYFLSTTGIVLGYALTLALVVLPLRTYAYLKFRRQTP; encoded by the coding sequence TTGAAACGAATTACCACGGCTCTGCAACTGGATGGAACGCTGGGTTACGCCATGGCGGCTCGCGTTTGGCAAGCTTTGGCTGGCCCAGTTACGATCGTTCTATTGATGCGATACTTCACCGCTTCCGAGCGTGGTATCTACTATGTGATCGGGAGCATCTTGGGCATCCAGATGTTCTTCGAACTGGGGTTGCTGAACATCTTGGTGAGTCAGGCTGGGCATGAGGCCGGACGGCTCAACAGCGAGCCAGGCAAACGACGCATGGGGGCTCTGTTCGATGCAGCCCAACGCTGGTTTGGATGGGCCAGTGTCCCGTTCGCTTGTACGGCAGTAGCCGTGGGGTGGTATGAATTCGCCGCCGAAGATATTTCGGTGAGTTGGCGTCTACCGTTGATTGTCTTGGCGACTGTGTCGGCGCTAACCATTGCCATTTCGCCAGCCCTAGCCATCCTAGAAGGGGCCGGGTTTCGACGCGACGTTTACCAGGTTCGGTTGTGGCAGGCTGTCACGGCAAGTTTATTGGTGTGGTTGACGCTAAGTTTGGGCTTCAAGCTGTGGGCGCTGGTGGTGGCGGCCTCAGTGCAATTGCTGTGGTCAGCCTATCTGGTCTATGGCCTGCACCGTCCATTTTTTAAGAGCCTCCATGAGCCTGCATCTAGAGCAGTCACGACGGTGGATACCGGGTTTTCATGGGTGCAAGAAGTTCTACCGATGCAGTGGCGGCAAGCTCTGATCAGTGTGGTTTATCATTTTGCGACTCAGTTTTTTCCTGTAATCATCGTGACTTGCCACGCTGACCAAGCTGAGGCGGGCCGTTTGGGCATGACGCTGACCGTGACGGTCGCGATCCAATCTTTGGCGATCGCCTGGATGCAATCCAAATACTCCTTGGTGTCGGCACAGCACGGTGTGGGGCAACGCGAGACGGCGGGGACGCTCTGGCGACGCAATGCCGTTGTCTCGACCACGCTGCTGATCGCGGCACTCGTATCGCTGATTCTGTTGATCTCCGTTTTACCCATGATTGGTAGAGGTTGGGAGGACGGTTTTATTGACCCGCTGCAGTTGGCGATTCTTTCCGTCGGATGCGTCGCAAACCATTTTCTAGCGATCGAGGGATTCTACGTCTTGTCGAGAAAAGGCAAGCCGTTCGTTTTCGCTTCGGTGGTGGGATTCTCATCGACCGCCATTGCGGTGTGGGTGGGCGGCTACTTTCTCTCAACGACTGGGATTGTCTTGGGGTATGCCTTGACTCTCGCGCTGGTCGTCCTACCTCTACGCACCTATGCGTATCTCAAGTTTCGTCGCCAAACGCCCTAG
- a CDS encoding S41 family peptidase, whose protein sequence is MNAPRFTAIVHRCFLEVLRLGLLVTLGLPQIAASELESRTIRLANHPALAPDGSLLAFSWRGEIWTSQLDGTQLTRLTNNEAVDDQPLFSPDGKSLAFVSNRTGTSQLFVMATDGSSLRQVSYHSEGYSLEDWFPDGKSLLATGSRDHFHRDANRLLQVDLTQRRADKVLVDAMVEDPKLSPDGQRVLFTREGERWWRKGYQGERASQIWQLDLKSGEFTELLHEGVECMWPLWMPDGKGFYFTKGDEQGFDLWRYRFPKQNSKPAKQKSIANFPEDSIVFPAIARDGSVLVFRHLFDLYRLRVGKGEQPQRIDLSVAGDVHLPNPELRREISSAEDVSFTADGLEIAFIAGGDVWVMDTVLREPQRVTHTAGYEASVLFAPDGNSIWFTATDAGQVDLWRASRKVGTQFWWENREFTLEQMTQDSHVESRLTFTPDGKSLLLQQGRGDLVVLDLETNQKRTLVRGFSSLDFDVSPDGQWVAYSQQDNDFNSEIWITSISGESRAVNVSRHPDNEGSPKFSPDGKILAFTGRRSDDERDVYYVYLNQADDQQTSRQRRIEEALELMRKERKTTAEQPSEESSDSKSETAANSQDTKPAQQEDSDAPVQVTIDWEDIHERLRKISIPDSHESDLLFSPDGKKLLFNATVKGVRGWYTVEFPTDLTPKLLSTSMGTRAVWSEEAKGILYLQGGSPAKLESNGKLETYRFKVAQTISRSGWLRAGFEKAWLTMREAWYDERFANRNWDEVRRKYSQVAAEASDTAGLANVVELMLGELNGSHLGFYPSGVSNRPSVEGWRDETAHLGIRFVEDYAGPGLLVRDVIPGGPTDREDSQLRAGDILLSIDGTPVDPALDLTQLLNGRMDRDIQLRIRRQPDLSAQAEKPQGEAVLQEVEEENVPMEERELSISVRPTSYSRVRSLLYDAWIEHNRQAVEKASAGKLGYLHIRAMDMSSFFEFERQLYNVGYGREGLVIDVRDNGGGSTTDLLLTALTQPRHAITVPRGGGQGYPHDRAVYAYWSKPILVLCNQNSYSNAEIFSHAVKTLGRGKVVGVQTAGGVVSTGSAQVNDVGRIRVPFRGWFVLGSGEDMELNGCQPDVVLWPAPGELPQGTDRQLVQGVELLLAEVGAAEEARELNYASQRDSAE, encoded by the coding sequence ATGAATGCTCCCCGTTTTACCGCAATTGTCCACCGATGTTTCTTGGAAGTATTGAGGCTTGGTTTGCTGGTGACTCTCGGTCTGCCGCAAATTGCCGCTAGCGAGTTGGAGTCCCGTACGATTCGTCTCGCGAATCACCCCGCATTGGCTCCCGATGGAAGCTTGCTGGCATTTTCATGGAGGGGAGAGATTTGGACGTCCCAGTTGGATGGAACTCAGCTTACTCGACTGACGAATAATGAGGCGGTTGATGATCAGCCGTTGTTTTCTCCTGATGGGAAATCGCTGGCCTTCGTAAGCAATCGAACGGGAACGTCTCAGTTGTTTGTGATGGCCACCGACGGAAGCTCTCTGCGGCAGGTGAGCTACCACTCGGAGGGATATTCGCTGGAAGATTGGTTTCCGGATGGAAAGTCGCTTTTGGCAACCGGCTCTCGCGACCATTTTCACCGAGATGCGAATCGCCTATTGCAAGTTGATCTCACGCAGCGGCGGGCTGACAAGGTTTTGGTGGATGCAATGGTCGAAGATCCGAAACTTTCTCCGGATGGCCAGCGCGTGTTGTTCACTCGCGAAGGGGAAAGGTGGTGGAGGAAGGGCTACCAAGGGGAGCGCGCGTCGCAAATTTGGCAACTCGATTTGAAGTCGGGGGAGTTCACCGAGCTCTTGCACGAGGGCGTCGAATGCATGTGGCCCCTGTGGATGCCAGATGGCAAGGGCTTCTATTTTACGAAAGGGGATGAGCAGGGGTTTGATCTCTGGCGGTATCGATTTCCCAAGCAGAATTCCAAGCCAGCAAAACAGAAGAGCATCGCCAATTTTCCGGAGGATTCAATCGTCTTCCCCGCCATTGCTCGCGATGGAAGTGTGCTGGTATTTAGGCATTTATTCGATCTGTACCGTCTGCGAGTCGGGAAGGGGGAGCAACCCCAACGAATCGATTTGAGCGTTGCGGGCGATGTTCACCTCCCGAATCCTGAATTGCGACGCGAAATCTCATCTGCAGAGGATGTAAGTTTCACTGCCGACGGTTTAGAGATCGCCTTCATCGCCGGCGGAGATGTGTGGGTCATGGATACGGTACTTCGTGAACCTCAACGCGTGACCCACACCGCTGGTTATGAAGCAAGTGTCCTGTTTGCGCCAGATGGAAATTCGATTTGGTTTACCGCCACCGATGCGGGGCAAGTTGACCTGTGGCGGGCGAGTCGCAAGGTTGGAACGCAGTTTTGGTGGGAGAACCGAGAGTTCACGCTCGAGCAAATGACGCAAGACTCCCATGTGGAAAGTCGATTGACCTTCACCCCCGATGGTAAAAGCTTGCTATTGCAGCAGGGACGCGGCGATCTCGTCGTTTTGGATCTTGAGACCAACCAAAAACGGACTCTGGTCCGCGGTTTTAGTTCTCTCGATTTTGATGTTTCTCCCGATGGTCAATGGGTTGCCTACTCCCAGCAAGATAACGATTTCAATAGCGAGATCTGGATAACGTCGATCTCGGGGGAATCGCGAGCGGTCAACGTCTCTCGGCATCCCGACAACGAAGGTTCTCCCAAGTTCTCGCCGGACGGAAAGATACTGGCATTCACTGGACGCCGCTCGGATGACGAGCGAGATGTGTACTACGTCTATTTGAACCAAGCCGATGACCAGCAGACCTCGCGTCAACGTCGCATCGAAGAGGCCTTGGAGTTGATGCGCAAGGAACGCAAAACTACCGCTGAGCAACCGTCTGAGGAGAGCTCAGATTCCAAATCGGAGACAGCTGCAAATTCGCAGGATACCAAACCGGCTCAGCAGGAGGACTCCGATGCACCGGTGCAGGTCACGATTGACTGGGAAGATATTCACGAACGCTTGCGGAAAATATCGATTCCCGATAGTCATGAATCGGATCTGCTCTTTTCGCCGGATGGCAAGAAGCTCCTCTTCAACGCCACTGTTAAAGGAGTCCGAGGATGGTACACCGTCGAATTCCCTACGGATTTAACTCCCAAACTGCTAAGTACCTCGATGGGCACGCGTGCGGTTTGGTCCGAGGAAGCCAAGGGGATTTTGTATCTCCAGGGAGGCAGTCCGGCAAAGCTAGAGTCGAACGGCAAGCTCGAAACCTACCGATTCAAGGTCGCTCAAACCATTTCTCGAAGCGGCTGGCTCAGGGCAGGGTTCGAGAAAGCTTGGCTGACGATGCGAGAAGCTTGGTATGACGAGCGTTTCGCAAATCGCAATTGGGATGAAGTGCGACGCAAATACAGCCAAGTGGCGGCGGAGGCTTCCGATACCGCTGGACTCGCCAATGTTGTTGAGTTGATGCTGGGTGAATTGAATGGTTCTCACCTGGGGTTCTATCCCAGTGGCGTTTCCAACCGCCCCTCCGTTGAAGGCTGGCGTGATGAGACCGCCCACCTCGGCATCCGATTTGTGGAAGACTATGCGGGCCCGGGACTACTGGTGCGCGATGTGATTCCAGGAGGTCCCACGGACAGGGAAGACAGTCAACTGCGGGCCGGTGATATTCTGTTGTCGATCGATGGAACGCCCGTCGATCCCGCGCTCGATTTAACGCAACTGCTCAACGGTCGGATGGATCGAGACATTCAACTACGAATCCGCCGCCAACCGGACTTATCCGCCCAGGCCGAGAAGCCGCAGGGCGAAGCTGTTCTTCAGGAAGTAGAGGAGGAGAACGTGCCCATGGAAGAGCGTGAATTGAGCATCTCCGTGCGTCCCACCAGCTACTCGCGAGTCCGGTCGCTACTCTACGACGCATGGATCGAACACAATCGCCAGGCAGTTGAGAAGGCTAGCGCTGGCAAGCTTGGATATCTGCACATTCGAGCCATGGATATGTCGAGCTTCTTTGAATTCGAACGGCAGCTCTACAATGTTGGATACGGGCGTGAGGGATTGGTGATTGACGTTCGTGACAATGGCGGTGGCTCAACGACCGACTTGCTGTTGACGGCTTTGACGCAGCCGCGGCATGCAATTACAGTGCCGCGTGGGGGAGGGCAGGGGTATCCACATGATCGCGCGGTCTACGCCTATTGGAGCAAGCCGATTCTAGTGCTCTGCAATCAGAACAGTTACAGCAATGCTGAGATATTTAGTCATGCGGTAAAAACATTGGGACGCGGCAAAGTGGTTGGCGTGCAGACGGCAGGCGGTGTCGTGAGTACCGGCTCGGCTCAGGTCAACGATGTAGGGCGGATTCGAGTCCCCTTTCGTGGTTGGTTCGTGCTGGGAAGCGGCGAAGATATGGAGTTGAATGGATGTCAGCCCGATGTAGTACTCTGGCCAGCTCCAGGTGAATTGCCGCAAGGCACGGATCGTCAATTGGTCCAGGGGGTTGAGCTGTTGTTGGCTGAAGTTGGCGCTGCGGAAGAAGCTCGCGAGTTAAACTATGCCTCACAACGTGACTCCGCCGAGTAG
- a CDS encoding 1,2-dihydroxy-3-keto-5-methylthiopentene dioxygenase codes for MARVIIQDENRTITDIPEIRSFLEPFGIWYENWPVEERLQADATNEEILAEFAPEIESLKQRGAFVTADVINVNRDTPNLDAMLAKFDKEHTHSEDEVRFTVAGRGLFHIHPENGPVFAVEVSSGDLINVPCGMKHWFNLCDERAIRCIRLFEDMSGWTPEYIEEGVHSKYQPLCFGPNYVPSDVSIEPNIKL; via the coding sequence ATGGCTCGCGTCATTATTCAAGACGAAAATCGGACAATCACCGATATCCCTGAGATTCGAAGCTTCCTAGAACCCTTCGGAATTTGGTACGAGAACTGGCCCGTTGAAGAGCGATTGCAGGCCGACGCGACCAACGAAGAAATTTTGGCCGAATTCGCGCCCGAAATCGAATCCCTCAAGCAGCGCGGTGCCTTTGTGACCGCCGACGTGATCAACGTCAATCGCGACACACCCAACCTCGACGCCATGCTGGCGAAGTTCGACAAAGAGCATACTCACTCGGAAGACGAAGTGCGATTTACCGTAGCGGGGCGGGGCCTGTTCCACATCCATCCCGAAAACGGCCCAGTGTTCGCCGTCGAAGTTTCCTCTGGCGATTTGATCAATGTTCCATGCGGTATGAAACACTGGTTCAACCTATGTGACGAGCGCGCAATTCGATGCATCCGATTGTTCGAAGACATGTCCGGTTGGACTCCCGAGTACATCGAAGAGGGTGTGCATAGTAAGTATCAACCACTCTGCTTTGGCCCCAATTACGTGCCCTCGGATGTCTCGATCGAGCCTAACATCAAGCTCTAG
- the mtnC gene encoding acireductone synthase, producing the protein MPTSPTNVTGVLLDIEGTTSSISFVHDVMFPFVLDRLDTFLAEHFTRGDVQAACETIAQDAGHASLAAWQAAQSTVSAQATVSAQELVAQEVRKLMANDVKATGLKALQGLIWQVGFQAGELTAHVYPDVLPAIETWRAGGLDVRIYSSGSIAAQKLFFGHLEDAGNCLHLFSGHYDTTFGGKKEADSYRRIAADWGKPLEEILFVTDIAEEATAAIAAGAQVAASVRPGNASLPPDLNVPLITSFAELSLLT; encoded by the coding sequence ATGCCTACTAGCCCTACCAACGTCACTGGCGTCCTGCTCGATATCGAAGGGACAACTTCCAGCATTTCGTTTGTGCATGATGTCATGTTTCCCTTTGTACTGGATCGGCTAGACACCTTTTTGGCCGAACACTTTACGCGAGGCGACGTCCAAGCAGCCTGCGAGACCATTGCCCAAGATGCAGGGCATGCATCCCTGGCGGCTTGGCAGGCGGCTCAAAGCACTGTGTCCGCTCAAGCCACTGTGTCCGCTCAGGAGCTGGTGGCCCAAGAAGTGCGCAAGTTGATGGCCAACGATGTCAAAGCCACAGGCCTCAAAGCCCTTCAGGGCTTAATTTGGCAAGTCGGTTTCCAGGCGGGAGAGCTGACCGCGCACGTTTATCCAGATGTGCTTCCCGCCATTGAGACCTGGCGAGCTGGCGGGCTGGATGTGCGCATCTACTCTTCGGGCAGCATCGCCGCTCAGAAGCTTTTCTTTGGACACCTTGAGGACGCGGGAAATTGCTTGCATTTGTTTTCAGGCCATTATGACACTACCTTTGGAGGGAAGAAAGAAGCGGACAGCTACCGTCGTATTGCCGCAGACTGGGGCAAGCCACTTGAGGAGATACTGTTCGTGACAGACATTGCTGAGGAAGCTACCGCAGCGATAGCGGCAGGTGCTCAAGTCGCGGCCAGCGTGCGGCCCGGCAACGCATCGCTCCCCCCCGATTTGAATGTCCCTCTGATTACATCCTTCGCTGAACTGTCACTCTTGACCTAA